A section of the Citrus sinensis cultivar Valencia sweet orange chromosome 8, DVS_A1.0, whole genome shotgun sequence genome encodes:
- the LOC102610630 gene encoding protein LIGHT-DEPENDENT SHORT HYPOCOTYLS 1 has translation MDLVSPPPNTSGFPSSSPTVPTTPTARASSSSPSATTPSRYESQKRRDWNTFCQYLRNHRPPLSLPMCSGAHVLEFLRYLDQFGKTKVHNQNCPFFGLPNPPAPCPCPLRQAWGSLDALIGRLRAAYEEHGGRPEANPFGARAVRIFLREVRDFQAKARGVSYDKKRKRPKQQQQQQQQKVTLNDNNNVTPPPPPPSDHQSAANE, from the coding sequence ATGGACTTAGTCTCTCCACCACCAAATACTAGTGGCTTCCCATCATCAAGCCCTACGGTTCCCACAACCCCAACAGCAAGAGCATCTTCATCATCTCCTTCCGCAACGACGCCGAGCCGGTATGAGAGCCAGAAGCGGAGAGACTGGAACACATTCTGCCAGTACCTTAGGAACCACAGGCCACCGCTGAGTCTCCCCATGTGCAGTGGAGCTCACGTTCTTGAATTCCTCCGGTACTTGGACCAATTTGGCAAGACCAAGGTGCATAACCAAAATTGTCCTTTCTTTGGGTTGCCTAATCCTCCGGCACCCTGCCCCTGCCCGCTCCGGCAAGCCTGGGGAAGCCTCGATGCTCTCATTGGAAGACTCCGGGCAGCCTACGAGGAGCACGGGGGCAGACCCGAAGCAAACCCTTTTGGTGCAAGAGCTGTGAGGATTTTCTTGAGGGAGGTTCGTGATTTTCAAGCCAAAGCAAGAGGTGTTAGTTACGACAAGAAGAGGAAAAGGCctaagcagcagcagcagcagcagcagcaaaagGTAACtcttaatgataataataatgttacaccaccaccaccaccaccatctgATCATCAATCTGCTGCAAAtgagtga
- the LOC102610938 gene encoding low-specificity L-threonine aldolase 1-like has protein sequence MVTRTVDLRSDTVTKPTEAMRAAMASAEVDDDVLMHDPTAFRLETEMAKVMGKEAGLFVPSGTMGNLISVLVHCETRGSEVILGDNSHIHIYENGGISTIGGVHPRTVKNNKDGTMDIDLIEAAIRDPKGEIVYPTTRLICLENTHANCGGRCLSVEYTDSVGEIAKKHGLKLHIDGARIFNAAVALGVPVRRLVQAADSASVCLSKGLGAPVGSVIVGSKEFIKKARRLRKTLGGGMRQVGVLCAAALVALQENVLVMLDGDHKKAKLLAEGLNQLKGLRVDVDAVETNIVYFEITEDSKLYAACLLKKLEEHGVLVMPESSTRVRIVVHHQISANDVHYTLSCFQKIYAGVCEENGN, from the exons ATGGTAACTAGAACTGTGGATCTCCGGTCGGACACCGTCACCAAACCCACTGAAGCAATGAGGGCTGCTATGGCAAGTGCTGaggttgatgatgatgtaTTAATGCACGATCCGACTGCATTCCGCTTAGAAACAGAAATGGCGAAGGTTATGGGCAAGGAAGCTGGTCTGTTTGTGCCGTCAGGCACAATGGGTAACCTCATTAGTGTGCTTGTTCATTGTGAAACTAGGGGAAGTGAAGTCATTCTTGGAGACAATTCTCATATTCATATTTACGAGAATGGAGGCATTTCAACAATTGGAGGGGTGCATCCAAGGACTGTCAAGAACAACAAAGATGGAACAATGgatattgatttaattgaagctGCCATTAGAGATCCGAAAGGCGAGATTGTGTACCCGACAACTCGACTTATCTGTTTGGAGAATACGCATGCAAA CTGCGGTGGTAGATGCCTTTCTGTAGAATACACGGACAGTGTTGGAGAGATTGCCAAGAAGCATGGTTTAAAGCTTCACATTGATGGGGCTCGCATTTTCAATGCAGCAGTT GCGCTTGGTGTTCCTGTTCGCAGGCTTGTACAGGCGGCTGATTCAGCTTCG GTATGCCTGTCAAAAGGTCTTGGTGCTCCTGTTGGATCTGTTATTGTTGGTTCCaaagaatttataaagaag GCTCGAAGACTTAGGAAAACCTTAGGTGGCGGTATGAGACAGGTTGGTGTCCTTTGTGCTGCCGCATTGGTTGCTTTACAAGAGAATGTTCTTGTAATGCTTGATGGTGACCACAAGAAAGCAAAATTGTTGGCAG AAGGATTGAATCAACTAAAAGGATTAAGGGTGGATGTAGATGCAGTGGAGACCAACATT gtatattttgaaattacagagGACTCGAAGTTGTACGCGGCATGCCTACTCAAAAAATTGGAAGAGCATGGTGTACTTGTTATGCCAGAGAGCTCTACAAG AGTTAGAATTGTGGTCCACCATCAAATTTCAGCAAACGATGTGCATTACACTTTGTCATGCTTTCAG AAAATTTATGCTGGAGTATGTgaagaaaatggaaactag